The following coding sequences are from one Bos indicus x Bos taurus breed Angus x Brahman F1 hybrid chromosome 5, Bos_hybrid_MaternalHap_v2.0, whole genome shotgun sequence window:
- the SLC35E3 gene encoding solute carrier family 35 member E3 isoform X1, giving the protein MASLADRVRGNGRIAAGLLLNLLVSICIVFLNKWIYVHYGFPNMSLTLVHFVVTWLGLYVCQKLDIFAPKSLPPSKLLLLALSFCGFVVFTNLSLQNNTIGTYQLAKAMTTPVIIVIQTLCYKKTFSTKIRLTLIPITLGVILNSYYDVKFNFLGTVFAALGVLVTSLYQVWVGAKQHELQVNSMQLLYYQAPMSSAMLLVAVPFFEPVFAEGGIFGPWSVSALLMVLLSGVIAFMVNLSIYWIIGNTSPVTYNMFGHFKFCITLFGGYVLFKDPLSINQGLGMLCTLFGILAYTHFKLSEQEGSKSKLVQRP; this is encoded by the exons ATGGCATCGCTGGCAGATCGAGTACGGGGCAACGGGCGCATCGCGGCCGGGCTCCTACTCAACCTACTGGTGTCCATCTGCATTGTGTTCCTTAACAAATGGATCTATGTCCACTACGGCTTCCCCAACATGAGCCTGACCCTGGTTCACTTCGTGGTCACTTGGCTGGGCTTGTACGTCTGCCAGAAGCTGGATATCTTTGCCCCTAAAAGTCTGccgccttccaagctcctcctcCTGGCCCTCAGCTTCTGTGGCTTTGTGGTCTTCACCAACTTATCTTTGCAGAATAACACCATAGGCACCTATCAGCTGGCCAAGGCCATGACCACGCCAGTAATCATAGTCATCCAGACCCTCTGCTACAAGAAAACCTTCTCCACCAAAATACGGCTCACGCTG ATTCCTATAACTTTAGGTGTAATCCTAAATTCTTATTACGATGTGAAGTTTAATTTCCTTGGAACGGTGTTTGCTGCTCTTGGTGTTTTAGTTACATCCCTTTATCAAGtg TGGGTAGGAGCCAAACAGCATGAATTGCAAGTAAACTCGATGCAGCTGCTGTACTACCAGGCCCCAATGTCATCTGCCATGTTGCTGGTCGCTGTGCCCTTCTTTGAGCCAGTGTTCGCAGAAGGAGGAATATTTGGTCCCTGGTCAGTCTCTGCTTTG CTGATGGTCCTGCTCTCTGGAGTAATAGCTTTCATGGTGAACTTGTCGATTTATTGGATCATTGGGAACACTTCACCAGTCAC CTATAACATGTTTGGACACTTCAAGTTCTGCATTACTTTATTTGGAGGATATGTTTTATTCAAGGATCCATTGTCAATTAATCAGGGTCTTGGCATGTTATGTACATTATTTGGCATTCTTGCCTATACCCATTTTAAACTCAGTGAACAAGAAGGAAGTAAGAGTAAATTGGTGCAACGGCCTTAA
- the SLC35E3 gene encoding solute carrier family 35 member E3 isoform X2 has translation MASLADRVRGNGRIAAGLLLNLLVSICIVFLNKWIYVHYGFPNMSLTLVHFVVTWLGLYVCQKLDIFAPKSLPPSKLLLLALSFCGFVVFTNLSLQNNTIGTYQLAKAMTTPVIIVIQTLCYKKTFSTKIRLTLWVGAKQHELQVNSMQLLYYQAPMSSAMLLVAVPFFEPVFAEGGIFGPWSVSALLMVLLSGVIAFMVNLSIYWIIGNTSPVTYNMFGHFKFCITLFGGYVLFKDPLSINQGLGMLCTLFGILAYTHFKLSEQEGSKSKLVQRP, from the exons ATGGCATCGCTGGCAGATCGAGTACGGGGCAACGGGCGCATCGCGGCCGGGCTCCTACTCAACCTACTGGTGTCCATCTGCATTGTGTTCCTTAACAAATGGATCTATGTCCACTACGGCTTCCCCAACATGAGCCTGACCCTGGTTCACTTCGTGGTCACTTGGCTGGGCTTGTACGTCTGCCAGAAGCTGGATATCTTTGCCCCTAAAAGTCTGccgccttccaagctcctcctcCTGGCCCTCAGCTTCTGTGGCTTTGTGGTCTTCACCAACTTATCTTTGCAGAATAACACCATAGGCACCTATCAGCTGGCCAAGGCCATGACCACGCCAGTAATCATAGTCATCCAGACCCTCTGCTACAAGAAAACCTTCTCCACCAAAATACGGCTCACGCTG TGGGTAGGAGCCAAACAGCATGAATTGCAAGTAAACTCGATGCAGCTGCTGTACTACCAGGCCCCAATGTCATCTGCCATGTTGCTGGTCGCTGTGCCCTTCTTTGAGCCAGTGTTCGCAGAAGGAGGAATATTTGGTCCCTGGTCAGTCTCTGCTTTG CTGATGGTCCTGCTCTCTGGAGTAATAGCTTTCATGGTGAACTTGTCGATTTATTGGATCATTGGGAACACTTCACCAGTCAC CTATAACATGTTTGGACACTTCAAGTTCTGCATTACTTTATTTGGAGGATATGTTTTATTCAAGGATCCATTGTCAATTAATCAGGGTCTTGGCATGTTATGTACATTATTTGGCATTCTTGCCTATACCCATTTTAAACTCAGTGAACAAGAAGGAAGTAAGAGTAAATTGGTGCAACGGCCTTAA